A single region of the Marmota flaviventris isolate mMarFla1 chromosome 10, mMarFla1.hap1, whole genome shotgun sequence genome encodes:
- the Col9a2 gene encoding collagen alpha-2(IX) chain, with translation MAPAAAPRGLLIFLQVLGLALAQIRGPPGEPGPPGPPGPPGVPGSDGIDGDKGPPGKAGPPGSKGEPGKPGPDGPDGKPGIDGVTGAKGEPGSVGTPGVKGQPGLPGPPGLPGPGFAGPPGPPGPVGLPGEIGIPGPKGDPGPEGPSGPPGPPGKPGRPGTIQGLEGSADFLCPTNCPAGVKGPPGLQGVKGHPGRRGILGDPGRQGKPGPKGDVGASGEQGIPGPPGPQGIRGYPGMAGPKGETGLRGYKGMVGSIGAAGSPGEEGPRGPPGRAGEKGDVGSQGAPGPQGITGPKGATGPPGIDGKDGTPGIPGMKGHIGQAGRPGSPGHQGLAGVPGQPGTKGGPGDKGEPGQQGLPGFSGPPGKEGEPGPRGEIGPRGIVGQKGDQGERGPVGQPGPQGRQGPKGEQGPPGIPGPQGLPGIKGDKGSPGKPGPRGGVGDPGVAGLPGEKGEKGESGEPGPKGQPGVRGEQGYPGPSGDAGAPGVQGYPGLPGPRGQAGDRGVPGLPGRQGVAGRAASDQHIEDVVLKMMQEQLAEVAVSAKREALGAVGMMGPPGPPGPPGYPGKQGPNGHPGPRGIPGVVGAVGQIGNTGPKGKRGEKGDQGEVGRGHPGMPGPPGIPGLPGRPGQAINGKDGDRGSPGAPGEAGRPGLPGPVGLPGFCEPAACLGASAYASARLTEPGSIKGP, from the exons GGTGACAAGGGACCTCCTGGGAAAGCTGGCCCTCCG GGATCCAAGGGAGAGCCTGGCAAACCTGGGCCAGATGGGCCTGATGGGAAGCCTGGGATTGAT GGTGTAACTGGAGCCAAAGGGGAGCCTGGTTCTGTGGGGACTCCTGGAGTCAAG GGCCAACCCGGGCTCCCAGGCCCCCCTGGCCTGCCA GGCCCTGGTTTTGCTGGACCTCCT GGACCTCCAGGACCTGTTGGCCTCCCTGGTGAGATTGGAATCCCAGGCCCCAAG GGGGATCCAGGACCAGAGGGACCATCAGGGCCCCCAGGCCCCCCTGGGAAACCG GGACGCCCAGGAACCATTCAGGGCCTGGAAGGCAGCGCTGACTTCCTG TGTCCAACCAACTGTCCAGCTGGTGTGAAAGGGCCCCCAGGGCTACAGGGAGTAAAG GGGCATCCTGGCAGACGGGGGATTCTGGGTGATCCTGGCCGCCAGGGAAAGCCG GGTCCCAAGGGAGATGTGGGTGCCTCTGGAGAGCAAGGCATCCCTGGACCACCG GGTCCCCAGGGGATTAGGGGCTACCCAGGAATGGCAGGACCTAAGGGAGAAACG GGTCTTCGTGGGTATAAAGGCATGGTGGGCTCCATTGGTGCTGCTGGGTCACCG GGTGAGGAAGGTCCAAGAGGGCCACCAGGCCGAGCTGGGGAGAAGGGTGATGTG GGTAGCCAAGGTGCTCCAGGACCCCAGGGGATAACAGGCCCAAAGGGAGCAACT GGCCCCCCAGGCATCGATGGCAAGGATGGAACTCCAGGCATACCTGGCATGAAG GGCCACATAGGACAGGCAGGACGACCAGGAAGCCCAGGCCACCAGGGCTTAGCA GGTGTGCCGGGCCAGCCAGGGACAAAAGGAGGTCCTGGAGATAAG GGTGAGCCTGGCCAGCAGGGTCTCCCTGGATTTTCTGGTCCCCCTGGGAAGGAG GGAGAGCCAGGACCCAGAGGAGAAATTGGTCCTCGGGGCATCGTGGGACAGAAG GGTGACCAGGGTGAAAGGGGGCCAGTGGGACAGCCAGGTCCCCAAGGACGACAG gGCCCCAAGGGAGAGCAGGGACCCCCTGGAATCCCAGGACCCCAAGGCTTGCCAGGCATCAAGGGAGATAAG GGCTCCCCAGGAAAACCCGGGCCCCGCGGCGGAGTG GGAGACCCGGGGGTGGCCGGCCTCCCGGGGGAGAAAGGCGAGAAG GGCGAATCTGGTGAGCCGGGGCCCAAGGGACAG CCAGGAGTCCGCGGAGAGCAAGGCTACCCTGGCCCCAGCGGGGATGCTGGCGCCCCAGGGGTGCAGGGTTACCCTGGGCTGCCTGGCCCTCGAGGACAGGCTGGAGACAGAGGCGTGCCAGGACTGCCAGGGAGGCAGGGCGTGGCG GGCCGAGCTGCTAGTGACCAGCACATCGAAGACGTGGTGCTGAAGATGATGCAAG agCAACTGGCAGAGGTGGCTGTGAGTGCCAAGCGGGAAGCCCTTGGTGCAGTTGGGATGATGGGTCCTCCAGGACCACCTGGCCCGCCTGGATACCCAGGCAAGCAGGGCCCGAATGGGCACCCTGGCCCTCGAGGAATTCCAGGAGTCGTGGGAGCCGTGGGTCAGATTGGCAATACTGGGCCCAAGG GAAAGCGTGGAGAGAAGGGTGACCAAGGAGAAGTAGGGCGTGGGCACCCTGGGATGCCTGGGCCCCCAGGGATCCCAG GACTCCCTGGCCGGCCTGGGCAGGCAATCAACGGCAAGGATGGAGACAGAGGGTCCCCAGGGGCTCCAGGAGAAGCAGGCCGACCTGGCCTGCCAGGCCCTGTGGGACTGCCAGGTTTCTGTGAGCCTGCAGCCTGCCTGGGGGCTTCAGCCTATGCCTCAGCCCGTCTCACTGAGCCGGGATCCATCAAGGGGCCATGA